The following proteins are encoded in a genomic region of Rhodospirillaceae bacterium:
- a CDS encoding TIGR03084 family protein, protein MLQQALDFKTESDYLYDILKTVGADDFSAPTQFKNWSIDTVLQHLHYFNVAADLSXVNETXFXTLLNELXKSSKEGKNMVAHTRXKLDNLXGXDLLETWHNFYAEMAQRFFKADPKARVKWAGPDMSVLSSITARLMETWAHSQAIYDMLGHKRVNGDHIKNIVVLGNNTFSWTFTNRSEPVPATRPFLLLTSPSGDLWKFNDESETDYIEGLASDFCQVVTQTRHIKDTNLKTFGAVATNWMEVAQCFAGPPSEPPIPGTRFLQAVSTPTL, encoded by the coding sequence ATGCTTCAGCAGGCGCTCGACTTTAAAACTGAGAGTGATTACCTATATGACATATTGAAGACCGTTGGCGCTGACGATTTTAGTGCTCCCACGCAATTCAAAAATTGGTCCATTGATACTGTGCTACAACATTTGCATTACTTTAATGTCGCAGCAGACCTNTCTTTNGTGAACGAAACTNCCTTTNTNACCCTGCTGAATGAACTTAGNAAATCATCAAAAGAAGGCAAAAACATGGTGGCACACACAAGGGANAAATTAGATAACCTTNGTGGANCAGACTTATTAGAAACCTGGCATAATTTCTATGCGGAAATGGCACAACGGTTTTTCAAAGCAGATCCAAAGGCCAGGGTCAAGTGGGCAGGCCCGGACATGAGTGTGCTATCCAGTATTACCGCACGACTGATGGAAACATGGGCGCACTCGCAAGCAATTTACGACATGCTAGGCCACAAAAGAGTGAACGGAGACCATATCAAAAACATAGTTGTTCTGGGCAACAACACTTTCAGTTGGACGTTTACCAACCGCTCGGAGCCGGTGCCAGCAACTCGACCTTTTTTGCTGCTGACATCGCCATCTGGCGATCTCTGGAAATTTAATGATGAGTCGGAAACGGACTATATAGAGGGATTGGCCTCCGATTTTTGCCAGGTTGTCACCCAAACACGCCATATAAAAGATACAAACCTTAAAACCTTTGGCGCAGTGGCAACGAATTGGATGGAGGTGGCCCAATGTTTTGCTGGCCCACCCTCAGAACCTCCGATCCCTGGGACCCGTTTTCTACAAGCTGTTTCCACTCCAACTTTGTGA
- a CDS encoding long-chain fatty acid--CoA ligase yields the protein MTDLGEGDLRAFRTFPKLLACLSGSRGNQTAIREKDFGIWQSWTWREYLIEARSLAGGLAKCGFQRGDKVAIIGDNRPELYFGIMASQMLGGVPVPMYQDSIADEMVFILDHAEVRFAVVEDQEQVDKLLAVREQLPNLEFIIFEDDRGLRHYDEPGLMSYADSVKQGAEFEAGKPNFIDEEIGKGEGEDIAVMLYTSGTTGQPKGVMLTYENVISTSWSGIEHDNLSSNEKVVAYMPMAWIGDHLFSYGQALCRGFTVNCPESADTVLQDVREIGPTCFFAPPRIWENILTTVMVRIEDSGWVKRKLFSFFMKVAERVGPGIMDGRRVGVFSRWLYFLGRILVYGPLRDNLGFSRMRIAYTAGEAIGPEIFTFYRSIGVNIKQLYGMTEATALVVGQSDGAVHADSVGVPYPGVELRIEKNGEVLCRSPGVFKGYYKNQEATEETLTADGWIRSGDAGLIDSEGQLRIIDRAKDVGRLNNGAMFAPKYIENKLKFSPYVREAVAFGNGHDVVTAFVNIDLEAVGNWAERRGLSYTSYTDLASKSDVYELVGKDIERVNGSLAQDEKLKESQITRFLILHKELDPDDNELTRTRKVRRRFIADKYSDLVEALYSSADSVDIDAQVTFEDGRTGSIQATLAIRDVALQAVGEXRVDVRAA from the coding sequence ATGACGGATCTGGGCGAAGGTGATCTAAGGGCGTTTCGTACGTTTCCAAAGCTTTTGGCTTGTCTGTCGGGTTCTCGAGGGAACCAAACGGCTATCCGTGAAAAAGATTTTGGCATATGGCAATCTTGGACTTGGCGGGAATACTTAATAGAAGCTCGTTCATTGGCAGGGGGGCTGGCGAAATGTGGGTTTCAGCGCGGTGATAAGGTTGCGATAATTGGAGATAACAGACCGGAGCTCTATTTTGGAATTATGGCGAGTCAAATGCTTGGTGGGGTTCCAGTTCCGATGTACCAGGATTCAATTGCTGATGAGATGGTATTTATCCTAGATCATGCAGAAGTGCGTTTTGCCGTCGTTGAAGATCAAGAACAGGTGGATAAGTTGCTGGCTGTTAGGGAGCAATTGCCTAACCTAGAGTTTATTATCTTTGAGGATGATAGAGGTTTGCGTCATTACGATGAGCCGGGTTTAATGTCCTATGCGGATTCTGTGAAACAGGGTGCGGAATTTGAGGCTGGGAAGCCAAATTTTATAGATGAGGAGATAGGTAAGGGAGAAGGTGAAGATATTGCAGTTATGCTCTACACGTCAGGCACCACGGGCCAACCCAAGGGTGTTATGTTGACCTACGAGAATGTGATATCCACTTCATGGAGCGGTATCGAACATGACAATTTAAGCTCGAATGAAAAGGTGGTGGCTTACATGCCTATGGCTTGGATTGGTGACCATTTATTTTCTTATGGACAGGCATTGTGCAGAGGCTTCACTGTTAATTGCCCGGAGAGCGCTGATACAGTTCTACAGGACGTTCGTGAAATTGGGCCCACATGCTTTTTTGCCCCACCCAGAATTTGGGAGAACATACTTACTACTGTTATGGTACGTATCGAGGACTCTGGTTGGGTGAAGCGAAAGTTATTCAGTTTTTTTATGAAAGTGGCAGAGCGTGTTGGTCCGGGAATCATGGACGGCCGGAGGGTGGGCGTTTTTTCTCGCTGGTTGTATTTTCTAGGAAGAATTCTAGTCTATGGCCCACTCCGGGATAATCTAGGTTTTTCGCGGATGCGGATTGCTTACACCGCTGGTGAGGCGATAGGGCCAGAAATATTTACGTTCTATCGATCTATAGGTGTCAACATTAAGCAGCTATATGGAATGACAGAGGCGACAGCTCTTGTTGTTGGGCAATCGGATGGCGCAGTGCATGCGGATTCTGTGGGTGTGCCATATCCGGGGGTTGAATTGCGTATCGAGAAAAATGGGGAGGTACTGTGCCGAAGTCCCGGGGTGTTCAAGGGATATTATAAAAACCAGGAAGCGACCGAGGAGACTCTGACGGCTGATGGATGGATACGCTCTGGTGATGCAGGACTAATAGATAGCGAAGGGCAACTTAGGATAATTGACAGAGCTAAGGATGTGGGCAGGCTGAATAATGGAGCGATGTTTGCACCGAAATATATAGAGAATAAATTAAAATTTAGCCCCTATGTGCGCGAGGCAGTGGCGTTTGGGAATGGCCATGACGTTGTGACGGCATTTGTTAACATTGATCTCGAGGCGGTGGGAAATTGGGCAGAGCGCAGGGGACTGTCGTATACAAGTTATACCGATTTAGCTTCAAAGAGTGACGTCTATGAACTTGTTGGCAAGGACATTGAAAGGGTTAATGGAAGTCTGGCTCAGGATGAAAAGCTGAAAGAGTCGCAGATTACCAGATTTCTTATTTTGCATAAGGAGCTTGACCCAGATGATAACGAGTTAACTCGGACAAGGAAGGTGCGTCGGCGATTTATTGCTGACAAATACTCGGACCTTGTCGAAGCCCTTTATAGTAGCGCAGATAGTGTTGATATTGATGCTCAAGTCACCTTTGAGGACGGGCGTACCGGCTCCATCCAAGCAACTTTAGCCATCCGGGATGTTGCTTTACAGGCAGTCGGAGAGAGNCGTGTAGATGTCAGGGCAGCCTAA
- a CDS encoding branched-chain amino acid ABC transporter permease has protein sequence MLYRETGQYKSSYAADQQIFPITQDRYLFWAFMVFACVVPPLFGNDYLFQVILFPVMCLGLCALGLNILTGYAGQISLGTGGFMAVGAYSFFKITTSFPELNIVVVFLLAGLISAIFGVIIGIPSLRIKGFYLAVTTLAAQFFVEWCINRIDWLSDYSPSSTIGAPPRELFGVLVMGPGAPSWAKYLLMLGMVFVLTLCAKNLVRGRIGRSWMAIRDMDIAAELIGIRPLATKLSAFAIGSFYIGIGGAMYVMFYLENVDPEAFGIFVTSFPVLFMIMIGGLGSILGSYLGAAFIVLMPVFLRNFFPLLQIDIPSHVIQHIEYMLFGGLIIFFLIVEPAGLARLWQIVKEKLRQWPFPY, from the coding sequence GTGCTTTATCGCGAGACGGGTCAATATAAGTCAAGTTACGCTGCGGACCAGCAAATATTTCCTATAACCCAAGATAGATACTTATTCTGGGCGTTTATGGTTTTTGCTTGTGTTGTCCCGCCCCTTTTTGGGAACGATTATCTCTTTCAAGTAATCTTGTTTCCCGTGATGTGTCTGGGTCTTTGCGCATTGGGCCTCAATATTTTAACCGGGTACGCTGGCCAAATTTCCCTGGGGACAGGTGGTTTTATGGCTGTCGGTGCTTATTCATTCTTCAAAATAACAACCAGTTTTCCCGAGTTGAATATTGTGGTCGTGTTTCTTCTTGCCGGCTTAATTAGCGCTATTTTCGGAGTGATAATTGGGATTCCAAGCCTTCGAATTAAGGGCTTCTATCTTGCTGTCACGACTCTCGCAGCCCAATTTTTTGTTGAGTGGTGTATCAATCGTATAGATTGGCTTTCCGATTATAGTCCGTCCAGTACGATTGGTGCTCCTCCGCGGGAGTTGTTTGGTGTCCTGGTCATGGGGCCAGGTGCTCCAAGTTGGGCAAAGTACCTGCTCATGCTGGGCATGGTATTTGTATTAACTCTCTGTGCCAAGAATTTGGTCCGTGGAAGGATAGGGCGATCCTGGATGGCTATACGGGATATGGATATTGCGGCTGAGTTGATTGGCATTCGGCCCCTAGCTACTAAGCTGTCGGCATTTGCTATTGGCTCATTCTATATCGGTATAGGCGGAGCCATGTATGTAATGTTTTATTTAGAGAACGTTGATCCGGAGGCATTTGGTATTTTTGTAACATCCTTCCCAGTTTTGTTTATGATTATGATTGGGGGTCTGGGCAGTATTTTAGGGTCATACCTAGGTGCTGCATTTATTGTGTTAATGCCGGTCTTTTTAAGAAATTTTTTCCCACTCTTGCAGATTGATATTCCTTCGCACGTGATTCAACACATAGAGTATATGTTGTTTGGTGGTTTGATTATTTTTTTCCTTATCGTGGAACCCGCTGGCTTAGCTAGGTTGTGGCAAATTGTTAAGGAGAAATTGCGGCAGTGGCCGTTTCCATATTGA
- a CDS encoding phosphoheptose isomerase: MGINKYLVNGASLLTAXAEGGLEDPVQQVVDTLVAALANHRCVLVCGNGGSAADAMHIAGELVGRFLVNRPPYKVLALGTXPAITTAWSNDFEFETIFSRQVEALGEAGGVVWALSTSGNSENIIRALSAAKAKDMKTIAFTGRGGGRAAMADMVISVPSDSTPRIQEVHTFLYHYVCGEVEQRLSIT; this comes from the coding sequence ATGGGGATTAATAAATATTTAGTCAACGGTGCAAGCCTCCTGACGGCTATNGCGGAAGGTGGNCTTGAAGACCCAGTACAGCAGGTCGTAGATACCCTTGTAGCAGCGCTCGCCAACCACAGATGTGTCCTTGTGTGTGGGAACGGAGGCTCTGCCGCGGACGCCATGCATATTGCGGGTGAGTTAGTCGGAAGGTTCTTGGTAAATCGGCCGCCATACAAGGTTCTTGCTTTGGGCACGGNCCCTGCCATAACAACAGCGTGGAGCAATGACTTTGAGTTTGAGACTATCTTCTCTAGACAGGTGGAAGCGTTGGGCGAGGCTGGTGGTGTTGTCTGGGCTTTAAGTACGAGTGGCAACTCCGAGAATATTATTAGGGCACTTTCAGCGGCTAAGGCCAAAGACATGAAGACAATAGCTTTTACTGGCCGCGGCGGCGGCCGGGCAGCTATGGCTGATATGGTTATTTCTGTTCCATCAGATTCCACTCCCAGAATCCAGGAGGTTCACACATTTTTATACCACTATGTGTGCGGTGAGGTCGAACAGCGATTGTCGATAACGTGA
- a CDS encoding ABC transporter permease, with amino-acid sequence MLAPLTSVSFAEEDSLYVPLYTYRTGPFAANGVKVANGLNAYFETIMKRDGGIEGRKIIWEECEFGYRTDRGVECYERLKNMKPLVSNPFSTGLTYKLVPKARVDKIPLLTMGYGFSGAADGRWFPWVFNFPTTYWSQASAFIKYIGAEMGGMDNLKDKKIGFIFLESGYGKEPIHLLEVLSEKFGYKLKTWAVPMAQMQDQRSQWRKIARWKPDYMFMWGWGNMNATAISRASEFGFPMDKFIGVWWSGDEVDTRPAGLKAKGYRAATFHAPGDFSRLHKDILEYAYGGDIELAKEHDYGDVLWSRGVFNAMLIAEGLRNAIVEFGGTITGEEMRWGLEHINLTDERLEELGATGFGKPFKVTCADHEGSGPVLFQEWDGEKWVIVSDWIEPMREIVRPMLEEAAIKEAEKWNYEIRKDCS; translated from the coding sequence ATGTTAGCTCCTTTAACTTCGGTTTCTTTCGCTGAGGAGGATAGCCTGTATGTTCCTCTCTATACCTATCGTACAGGGCCATTTGCGGCAAACGGGGTTAAGGTAGCCAATGGGTTAAATGCGTATTTCGAAACGATTATGAAACGTGATGGTGGTATAGAAGGTCGGAAAATAATATGGGAGGAGTGCGAGTTCGGTTATCGGACAGACCGTGGGGTCGAGTGTTATGAAAGACTAAAAAATATGAAGCCGTTGGTTTCGAACCCGTTTAGTACCGGGTTGACCTACAAATTAGTTCCTAAAGCTCGGGTAGATAAAATACCTCTCCTAACCATGGGTTATGGTTTTAGTGGTGCCGCTGATGGGCGTTGGTTCCCTTGGGTATTCAATTTTCCTACTACCTATTGGTCCCAAGCTTCGGCTTTTATCAAATATATTGGGGCAGAAATGGGCGGGATGGATAACCTCAAGGATAAAAAGATCGGGTTCATTTTCCTTGAATCAGGCTACGGAAAGGAACCGATTCACCTTCTAGAGGTCCTTAGTGAAAAATTTGGCTACAAGCTGAAAACCTGGGCTGTGCCCATGGCCCAAATGCAGGATCAGCGTAGCCAGTGGCGGAAAATTGCACGTTGGAAGCCTGATTACATGTTTATGTGGGGCTGGGGGAACATGAATGCTACGGCAATCTCCCGAGCCTCCGAATTTGGCTTTCCCATGGATAAATTTATTGGCGTCTGGTGGTCGGGAGATGAAGTAGATACCAGGCCCGCTGGCTTAAAGGCGAAGGGTTATCGCGCCGCGACCTTCCATGCCCCCGGAGATTTTTCTAGACTTCATAAGGATATTTTAGAGTATGCCTATGGAGGTGATATTGAGTTAGCAAAGGAACACGATTATGGAGACGTCCTTTGGTCACGAGGTGTATTCAATGCAATGTTAATCGCTGAGGGTCTACGGAATGCAATAGTTGAATTTGGTGGAACCATAACCGGTGAGGAAATGAGATGGGGGCTTGAACATATAAACTTAACTGATGAGCGGCTGGAGGAGTTAGGTGCGACAGGTTTTGGCAAACCATTTAAGGTTACGTGCGCCGACCATGAGGGGAGTGGACCAGTTTTATTCCAGGAATGGGATGGAGAAAAATGGGTCATCGTGAGCGATTGGATTGAGCCTATGCGAGAAATAGTAAGACCAATGCTTGAAGAGGCTGCTATTAAAGAAGCGGAGAAGTGGAACTATGAAATTCGCAAAGACTGCAGCTGA
- a CDS encoding ABC transporter ATP-binding protein, with protein sequence MLEVKNISLSFGAVKALEDISFRVDQEEILAIIGPNGAGKSSMLNVINGFYTPDSGTIVFKGVGRSKMEPAEVARAGVARTFQNIALFRGMTTLDNIMTGRNTKMSKNLLWXALHFGPARREELEHRHKAEEIIDFLEIQAIRKTIVSRLPYGLQKRVELGRALAAEPELLLLDEPMAGMNTEEKEDMCRFILDVNDHFGTTIALIEHDMGVVMDISDRVVVLDYGQKIADGPPSEVRSDKHVIDAYLGVSXT encoded by the coding sequence ATGTTAGAGGTAAAAAATATATCACTTAGCTTTGGAGCTGTTAAGGCTTTAGAGGATATAAGCTTTCGGGTTGACCAAGAGGAAATTCTCGCGATCATAGGACCAAATGGTGCTGGAAAATCTTCTATGCTGAATGTTATCAACGGGTTTTATACCCCTGATAGCGGAACCATTGTCTTCAAAGGTGTGGGGCGGTCTAAAATGGAGCCGGCTGAAGTGGCTAGGGCGGGCGTGGCCCGAACATTTCAAAATATTGCGCTTTTCCGTGGGATGACAACNCTCGATAATATTATGACTGGGCGCAATACCAAAATGAGCAAAAACCTTTTGTGGNAGGCCTTGCACTTTGGGCCTGCGCGGAGAGAAGAGTTGGAGCATCGCCACAAGGCAGAAGAAATAATTGATTTTTTAGAAATTCAAGCGATACGAAAAACGATAGTGTCCAGGCTTCCCTACGGTCTACAAAAGAGAGTAGAGCTCGGTAGAGCACTTGCTGCCGAGCCCGAATTGTTGCTTTTGGATGAGCCAATGGCTGGCATGAATACAGAAGAGAAGGAGGATATGTGTCGTTTTATTCTTGACGTGAACGATCACTTTGGAACAACAATTGCCCTGATTGAACATGATATGGGGGTTGTTATGGATATCTCTGATCGTGTTGTAGTATTAGATTATGGGCAAAAAATAGCGGATGGTCCGCCCAGCGAAGTGCGCTCTGATAAACATGTTATAGACGCCTATTTAGGGGTGTCCGNCACTTAA
- a CDS encoding O-acetylhomoserine aminocarboxypropyltransferase (catalyzes the formation of L-methionine and acetate from O-acetyl-L-homoserine and methanethiol) yields MDIESTNAATLALHAGQRSDPATNSVAVPIYQTTSYQFDNTEHAANLFALKELGNIYTRIMNPTCAVLEERMAAIDGGVAALALASGQSASAFSIQNIARAGDNVISSTDLYGGTWNLFANTLETMGIEVRFVDPSDPAAFGDATDDKTRAYYAETLPNPKLEVFPVREVADIGRSLGVPLIMDNTACPILCRPLDHGAAVTVYSTTKYIGGHGTSIGGLIVDGGNFDWEGNGERFPLLTTPDPSYHGAVWTEAVKPLGPIAYILKARVTLLRDLGACMSPFNAFMFIQGLETLSLRMREHSENAAKVADWLTHQDKVKSVIYPGLMTGEAKRRADAYLSGGYGALIGFELKGGTESGQKFIDSLKMFYHVANIGDARSLAIHPATTTHSQLSAEDQKATGVTDGYVRLAIGIEHIDDIIADLGSALANA; encoded by the coding sequence ATGGATATTGAATCTACTAACGCTGCCACACTTGCGTTACATGCTGGACAACGATCGGATCCAGCAACCAATTCGGTTGCTGTACCAATTTACCAAACTACATCATACCAATTTGATAATACTGAGCATGCTGCCAACTTGTTCGCTCTAAAGGAACTAGGAAACATCTACACCCGTATAATGAACCCTACGTGTGCAGTGTTGGAAGAACGTATGGCAGCAATCGATGGGGGCGTGGCTGCTTTGGCGCTAGCCTCGGGGCAATCGGCTTCGGCTTTTTCTATACAGAATATCGCGCGAGCAGGCGACAATGTGATTAGTTCCACAGATTTGTATGGCGGGACCTGGAATTTGTTTGCTAATACACTGGAGACCATGGGCATTGAGGTCCGTTTCGTGGATCCGTCAGACCCGGCAGCATTTGGGGACGCTACAGATGACAAAACACGTGCATATTATGCTGAAACCCTTCCCAATCCGAAATTAGAGGTTTTTCCTGTTCGAGAGGTTGCGGATATAGGACGGTCTTTGGGTGTTCCTCTAATCATGGATAACACTGCTTGTCCTATTTTATGCCGACCACTCGATCATGGCGCTGCGGTGACTGTGTACTCCACAACCAAATACATCGGGGGACACGGGACCTCAATTGGGGGTCTAATTGTCGATGGTGGAAATTTTGATTGGGAAGGTAATGGTGAGCGTTTCCCACTACTGACAACGCCCGACCCTAGTTACCATGGTGCTGTCTGGACGGAGGCTGTGAAACCGTTGGGGCCAATCGCTTACATACTGAAAGCGCGTGTCACTCTTCTTAGAGATCTAGGTGCTTGCATGAGCCCGTTTAACGCGTTCATGTTTATACAAGGATTGGAAACCTTGTCTCTACGTATGAGGGAGCACAGTGAGAACGCGGCCAAAGTAGCTGATTGGTTAACCCACCAGGATAAAGTGAAATCGGTAATCTATCCGGGCCTAATGACTGGGGAGGCGAAAAGAAGGGCCGATGCATATTTATCTGGAGGTTATGGCGCTTTGATTGGTTTTGAGTTAAAGGGTGGAACTGAGTCTGGGCAGAAGTTTATTGATTCCCTCAAAATGTTTTACCATGTTGCCAACATTGGCGATGCTCGAAGTTTAGCGATCCATCCGGCTACCACTACTCATTCGCAATTGTCTGCTGAGGATCAAAAAGCTACTGGAGTTACCGATGGGTACGTGAGGTTGGCTATCGGGATTGAACATATTGATGACATCATTGCCGACTTAGGGTCGGCGTTGGCGAATGCCTGA
- a CDS encoding branched-chain amino acid ABC transporter permease has product MDFLFAVTVDPILQIVEDPVFFLQIILEGLMAGVMYSLVALGFCLIYKASGVFNFAQGIMMVFAALCMITVYEAGLGIVMSIIVAMLVMVGLSFAXEXVVLRPLVNQDQIIMFMATIGLAXFLEGXGEFIFGGSSXKLVPTEALHIGTGPLIIPFXGXEXWXQKLDLTAGXXAAXLVXXLTXFFQXTPVGRALRAVADDHQAALSVGIPLRSMWVIVWSVAGLVALVTGIMWGASSSVDFSLVLIAMKAFPVLILGGFTSVPGVIVGGLIIGVGEKIAELYWGDALGGSIEQWFAYVLALVFLMFRPQGLFGEKIIERV; this is encoded by the coding sequence ATGGATTTTCTTTTTGCTGTGACGGTCGATCCCATTTTGCAAATAGTGGAAGACCCAGTGTTTTTTCTCCAGATCATTCTTGAGGGTTTGATGGCTGGTGTGATGTACTCGCTTGTCGCCCTAGGTTTCTGTCTGATTTACAAGGCNTCGGGCGTGTTTAATTTTGCCCAAGGCATCATGATGGTGTTTGCAGCCCTATGCATGATTACTGTTTATGAAGCAGGCTTGGGAATCGTAATGTCAATTATTGTTGCCATGTTGGTAATGGTAGGTCTTTCTTTTGCTNTCGAGNGGGTNGTTTTACGNCCNTTGGTAAATCAAGATCAGATTATTATGTTTATGGCTACCATTGGATTGGCNTTNTTCCTAGAGGGNTTNGGNGAATTCATATTTGGTGGTTCTTCTCNAAAATTGGTTCCCACGGAGGCGTTGCATATTGGAACNGGNCCNCTAATTATCCCNTTTNTGGGTAGNGAANTTTGGTTNCAGAAGCTAGATCTNACNGCTGGAGNGTGNGCNGCNTTNCTCGTNNTNNTTTTAACNNTATTTTTCCAAAANACCCCAGTGGGGCGGGCCTTACGTGCCGTTGCCGATGATCATCAGGCGGCCCTTTCAGTCGGGATTCCTTTGAGGTCTATGTGGGTAATAGTTTGGTCGGTTGCTGGTCTGGTGGCCTTAGTCACAGGGATAATGTGGGGAGCAAGTAGTAGCGTGGACTTTAGTTTGGTGTTGATAGCTATGAAGGCATTCCCAGTACTGATTTTAGGAGGCTTTACCTCGGTTCCGGGAGTAATTGTTGGTGGGCTCATAATCGGGGTTGGGGAGAAAATAGCGGAGTTGTACTGGGGTGACGCCTTGGGGGGATCAATTGAACAATGGTTTGCCTATGTTTTGGCTCTGGTATTTTTAATGTTCCGACCACAGGGCCTCTTTGGAGAAAAAATAATCGAGAGAGTGTAG
- a CDS encoding adenine phosphoribosyltransferase yields the protein MEIKELIRTIPNYPSPGIMFRDVTTLLGHSKGLHAVTECLMQRYRGETLSKVAGIEARGFIFGAILAANLGIGFVPIRKPGKLPAETFSRDYELEYGSASLEIHTDAVTASDKILLVDDLLATGGTAEAAAELLEKCGGAVRECCFVVDLPDLGGRERLKKAGYSVFSICEFEGE from the coding sequence CTGGAAATCAAGGAGCTCATCCGCACAATTCCCAACTATCCTAGTCCAGGCATAATGTTTAGGGATGTTACCACACTCTTAGGCCACTCCAAGGGGCTTCACGCAGTAACCGAGTGCCTCATGCAAAGGTATCGCGGAGAAACACTATCTAAAGTGGCTGGGATAGAAGCCAGGGGGTTTATTTTTGGAGCTATTCTTGCGGCGAATTTGGGAATTGGCTTTGTTCCCATCCGAAAACCAGGGAAACTACCGGCTGAAACCTTCTCCCGGGACTATGAGCTGGAGTATGGCTCAGCGAGCCTAGAAATCCATACAGACGCAGTAACTGCATCCGATAAAATTTTATTAGTTGACGATTTATTAGCCACTGGCGGTACTGCTGAGGCAGCAGCCGAATTACTTGAAAAGTGTGGCGGCGCAGTCCGGGAATGTTGTTTTGTCGTGGACTTGCCAGATCTTGGAGGAAGAGAGCGCTTGAAAAAGGCTGGGTACTCGGTTTTTTCAATTTGCGAGTTTGAGGGCGAGTAA
- a CDS encoding ABC transporter ATP-binding protein: MGVTKPPDYLLNVNNIEVIYDHVILVLKGVSFNVPRGSIVSLLGANGAGKTTTLKAVSNLLRSERGDVTKGSIEYLGERIDQLSPNELVKKGVIQVMEGRHCFEHLTVEENLLTGAYTRLGQRSQINEDLAMVYEYFPRLKERRKSQAGYTSGGEQQMTAVGRALMARPKMILLDEPSLGLAPQLVEEIFEIVQKLNESEGVTFLLAEQNTNMALKYADYGYILENGRVVMDGQAADLRDNEDVKEFYLGIASGERKSFKDVKHYRRRKRWLA, encoded by the coding sequence ATAGGGGTGACAAAACCGCCAGATTATTTGCTAAATGTGAATAACATTGAGGTTATTTACGATCATGTCATTCTTGTGTTGAAAGGTGTGTCTTTTAATGTGCCCCGTGGCTCGATCGTAAGCCTTTTGGGTGCTAACGGGGCAGGAAAAACAACGACTCTCAAGGCGGTTTCAAATCTGTTGCGGTCCGAGCGCGGAGATGTAACCAAAGGCTCCATAGAGTATTTGGGTGAACGAATAGATCAGTTATCACCAAACGAGCTAGTGAAGAAGGGTGTGATCCAGGTCATGGAAGGCCGCCATTGTTTTGAACACCTAACCGTCGAGGAAAATCTTTTAACCGGCGCGTACACAAGGTTGGGTCAGAGATCACAAATTAATGAGGATTTGGCCATGGTTTATGAGTATTTTCCGCGCCTGAAGGAACGCAGAAAGTCGCAGGCAGGTTATACTTCAGGCGGTGAGCAACAAATGACAGCGGTTGGGCGAGCCCTTATGGCCCGCCCAAAGATGATACTCTTGGACGAGCCGTCGTTGGGTCTTGCGCCGCAATTAGTTGAGGAGATTTTTGAAATAGTACAGAAACTAAACGAGTCTGAGGGTGTTACTTTTTTGCTTGCCGAGCAGAACACTAATATGGCGCTTAAGTATGCTGACTATGGCTATATTCTAGAGAATGGTCGTGTGGTAATGGATGGCCAAGCTGCAGACCTCCGCGATAATGAAGACGTAAAAGAATTTTACTTAGGAATAGCTAGTGGAGAGCGTAAAAGCTTTAAGGATGTCAAACATTATAGGAGACGCAAGCGATGGCTTGCATAA